A genomic region of Pseudomonas frederiksbergensis contains the following coding sequences:
- a CDS encoding lipase family protein: protein MTLMDKELNSPLSSRVLACPVQGKWTSFQLVDELGSGEPYAGLAYEVTDSEGQKYTGRLDATGNGKVDNHFAGPIALTLDQMYQGTEELYKDLQTRPHYPLKITELQVRAEQTRYLNNNATRTKDNPAQACADEYYQVEVRHLVEYVAHLPPEVYRHYPVSSGPAKIMGKHGQLGVALMPQKHTVLEVRPLRALRPMLSTGSEFCALNLYQLALMATLSYCPFGQQPEDQPVKTKTVSFPLQPSVGNWFGDALAKFDELWRVDSTQTNAYYPLYEEVPYSKRLEIVPFDPTLYPVNDPKLREDQEHPAKIHFLDDRKLGVEATDTQAFITHNDELILISVRGTYELVADGLRDADAFQVPFEDTDSKVHRGFYEAAQKAYGFAVKYLDKFYAGQKLLICGHSLGGAVALLLSEMLRRSPEGYDIQLYTYGAPRAGDANFAKGAAPLVHYRMVNHNDPVPSVPGTWMNTKAKVFGSGLALTFVNVPLGLSVFVAGITNWTGEPYEHHGTLRHFMPVEFGRKAQSSILWEPGCDTITQHAACSVALQQKNGLPDRPGLLTQVFSAGNHLMAGGYIPACWATLRRWQEAQESRRSLVTEREFEWIESALIGITQQLRDKCRDLLARPDAYVRAHEQAIGAINREVDKVHTTRTRLATLRYMSVSQKDVYGQLSEQPERLADNLPRWQAHPQNQVVEQLAMAPSSGSDSTQTASIYGHTIGAPHTLDIDSIV, encoded by the coding sequence ATGACACTAATGGATAAAGAACTGAACTCACCCTTAAGCAGTCGCGTGCTTGCCTGCCCCGTGCAAGGTAAGTGGACCAGCTTTCAGTTGGTGGATGAACTCGGCTCAGGTGAACCCTATGCCGGATTAGCCTATGAAGTCACCGATTCAGAAGGGCAAAAGTACACTGGCCGGTTGGATGCCACAGGCAATGGCAAGGTGGATAACCACTTTGCAGGCCCCATTGCGCTCACCCTTGATCAGATGTACCAAGGGACAGAGGAACTCTATAAAGACCTACAGACAAGACCGCATTACCCGCTCAAGATCACCGAACTTCAAGTCCGCGCTGAACAAACCCGCTACCTGAACAACAACGCCACCCGCACGAAAGACAACCCCGCACAAGCCTGCGCTGATGAGTACTATCAGGTGGAAGTACGCCATCTGGTCGAGTATGTCGCGCATTTGCCTCCTGAGGTTTATCGCCATTACCCCGTCAGTTCAGGGCCGGCGAAAATCATGGGTAAACATGGCCAGCTCGGCGTTGCCCTCATGCCGCAAAAACACACGGTGCTGGAAGTCCGCCCACTACGGGCCTTGCGCCCCATGTTGTCCACCGGCTCCGAATTCTGCGCGCTCAACCTCTACCAACTCGCGCTGATGGCGACCTTGAGTTATTGCCCGTTTGGTCAGCAGCCTGAAGACCAACCTGTTAAAACCAAGACCGTGAGTTTTCCCCTGCAACCGAGCGTAGGTAACTGGTTCGGGGATGCATTGGCCAAGTTCGATGAACTGTGGAGGGTCGACTCCACGCAAACCAACGCCTATTACCCGTTGTATGAAGAGGTGCCGTATTCCAAGCGGCTGGAGATTGTGCCGTTCGATCCCACTCTCTATCCGGTCAACGATCCAAAACTGCGTGAAGATCAGGAACACCCCGCCAAGATCCACTTCCTCGACGATAGAAAGCTTGGGGTAGAAGCCACCGACACCCAGGCGTTCATTACCCACAACGACGAACTGATCCTGATTTCAGTGCGTGGCACTTATGAACTCGTCGCGGATGGCCTGCGCGATGCCGATGCGTTTCAAGTGCCATTTGAAGACACCGACAGCAAGGTACACCGTGGTTTTTATGAGGCCGCGCAAAAAGCCTACGGCTTCGCTGTGAAATATCTCGACAAGTTCTATGCCGGACAAAAGCTGCTGATTTGCGGCCACAGCTTGGGTGGCGCAGTAGCGTTGTTACTCTCTGAGATGTTGCGTCGCAGTCCTGAAGGCTACGACATCCAGCTCTACACCTACGGCGCGCCCCGCGCCGGTGACGCCAATTTCGCCAAAGGTGCCGCCCCACTGGTGCATTACCGCATGGTGAACCACAACGACCCGGTGCCGAGCGTGCCCGGCACCTGGATGAACACCAAGGCGAAGGTGTTCGGCTCGGGGCTGGCCTTAACCTTCGTCAACGTACCGCTCGGCCTCTCGGTGTTCGTCGCGGGGATCACCAACTGGACGGGAGAACCCTACGAACACCACGGCACCTTGCGTCACTTCATGCCGGTGGAGTTTGGCCGCAAGGCACAGTCCTCGATCCTCTGGGAGCCCGGCTGCGACACCATTACCCAGCACGCCGCGTGCAGCGTGGCGCTCCAGCAAAAAAACGGCCTGCCGGATCGGCCGGGGTTACTGACGCAAGTATTCAGCGCCGGCAACCACTTGATGGCCGGCGGGTACATTCCGGCATGCTGGGCCACCCTGCGGCGTTGGCAAGAAGCCCAGGAGTCCAGGCGTTCCCTGGTGACCGAGCGGGAGTTTGAATGGATAGAAAGCGCACTGATAGGAATCACCCAGCAGTTGCGTGACAAGTGCCGTGATTTACTGGCGCGTCCCGATGCGTATGTACGAGCCCACGAACAGGCGATAGGTGCAATCAATCGTGAGGTCGACAAGGTACACACCACCCGCACTCGCCTGGCCACTCTGCGTTACATGAGCGTTAGCCAGAAAGATGTGTATGGACAGTTATCGGAGCAACCTGAACGACTGGCAGACAACCTGCCCCGCTGGCAGGCACACCCGCAGAATCAGGTCGTTGAACAACTGGCCATGGCGCCATCAAGCGGCAGTGACAGCACACAGACCGCTTCGATCTACGGCCACACCATTGGTGCACCGCATACACTGGATATCGATTCGATTGTCTAA
- a CDS encoding AraC family transcriptional regulator — protein sequence MQAHLLGERSRVFEQADPYAVSGYVNQHVGNHCIRLSRSSSPQASLNHSKFASLDLCRISYGGSVRVTSPALETIYHLQVLLRGNCLWRGHRQEHYFAPGELLLINPDDPVDLTYSDDCEKFIVKMPTSLLESVCQEQRWLHPGQGVRFLENRYQLDELEGFVNLLGMVCQEAEASERMPRIQEHYTQIVVSKMLSLMKTNVRRLSLGSRSANFELIADYIERNLKQDICSEELARQAQMSLRSLYGLFERNAATTPKNYIRQKKLERVNACLSDPTCTVRNVTELAMDYGFLHLGRFSESYRKQFGELPSDTLKRRH from the coding sequence ATGCAAGCGCATCTATTGGGTGAGCGCAGCAGAGTGTTTGAACAGGCCGACCCTTATGCAGTGTCGGGCTACGTCAATCAGCACGTCGGCAACCATTGCATCCGTTTGTCCAGGAGCAGCAGCCCTCAGGCCAGTCTCAATCACAGTAAATTCGCCAGCCTCGACCTGTGCCGTATCAGCTATGGCGGCAGCGTGCGGGTGACCTCGCCGGCGCTGGAAACCATCTACCACCTGCAAGTGCTATTACGCGGAAACTGTCTGTGGCGCGGTCATCGGCAGGAACACTACTTTGCTCCCGGTGAGCTGCTGTTGATCAACCCGGACGATCCGGTGGACCTGACGTACTCCGACGACTGCGAAAAATTCATCGTGAAAATGCCCACCAGCCTGCTGGAGTCAGTGTGCCAGGAGCAACGCTGGTTACACCCGGGGCAGGGCGTGCGGTTTCTGGAGAACCGCTACCAACTGGATGAACTCGAAGGCTTCGTCAACTTGCTGGGCATGGTCTGCCAGGAAGCTGAAGCAAGCGAGCGCATGCCGCGTATTCAGGAGCATTACACGCAAATTGTCGTGAGCAAGATGCTCAGCTTGATGAAAACCAATGTCAGGCGCCTCAGCCTCGGTTCGCGTTCAGCGAACTTCGAGTTGATCGCCGACTACATCGAACGCAACCTCAAGCAGGACATCTGCAGCGAAGAACTGGCGCGTCAGGCACAAATGAGCCTGCGTTCGCTGTATGGGTTGTTCGAGCGCAATGCGGCCACCACCCCGAAAAACTACATCCGGCAGAAAAAGCTCGAGCGGGTCAACGCTTGCCTGAGCGACCCGACCTGCACAGTGCGCAACGTGACCGAGCTGGCCATGGATTATGGCTTTTTGCATCTGGGACGATTCTCCGAAAGCTACCGTAAGCAGTTCGGCGAATTGCCGTCGGACACCCTCAAGCGCCGGCACTGA
- a CDS encoding type VI secretion system Vgr family protein gives MFNANPQSRFSLTIDDFMHDVQVLSFTGKEFISQPYAFIVELVSERPRLELESLMYKHAFLAFDENGAGIHGQIHSFAQGDSVNRLARYRLTLVPQLAYLAYRTNQRMFQQLAVPQIIARILEEHGILGDAYQFQLGSPCPARDYCVQYEESDLDFIQRLCQEEGLHYHFRHSRDQHVLVFGDDQTVFPRLDQPTPYKQDSGMVAEGPVINRFEVQLAARPSHVTRRDYDFEKARMLLESGYRPDADKVQPDLEDYAYPGRFIHRERGKLLSRRALERHRADYRLACGNSDQAALASGHFLPLSEHPLEEWNDLWLLTEVHHEGWQPQALESDMTSTAADGDGFQGYRNRFVATPWDVFYRPPLTHKKPRIPGTQTAVVTGPKGEEIHCDQYGRVKVQFHWDREGRYDDKSSCWLRVLTSWAGNAHGSVTIPRVGMEVQVSFQDGDPDQPVISGCLANSANPVPYELPEHKTRSVFRSRSSPDSSGFNELHLEDRIGRELIYLRAQRDMEQKVENDSRLEVGNERRETIKGHSITVLEAEEQRTVTADRKVQLKANDYLNVASSSHTRIGQTLVIEAGWDVHIKAGGNLVLDAGGSITLKAGDQHFVLGHGAIFGSSEMAIGGAPVAGTAASPLLPGVLDALSAPAQLPPIIAPSQSTLMAASKTMGSDFCPLCEACRAGLCLTQGAAA, from the coding sequence ATGTTCAACGCTAATCCGCAAAGCCGTTTCAGCCTGACGATCGACGACTTCATGCACGACGTTCAAGTCCTCTCGTTCACCGGCAAGGAGTTCATCAGCCAGCCTTACGCCTTCATTGTCGAACTGGTCAGCGAGCGCCCCAGGCTGGAGCTCGAAAGCCTGATGTATAAACACGCCTTTTTGGCGTTCGACGAAAACGGTGCAGGTATTCATGGACAGATTCACAGTTTTGCCCAAGGCGACTCAGTCAATCGCCTGGCCCGATACCGCCTGACCCTGGTGCCACAGCTGGCTTATCTGGCATATCGCACTAACCAGCGCATGTTCCAGCAACTGGCTGTCCCGCAGATCATCGCGCGGATACTGGAAGAGCACGGGATCCTTGGCGATGCCTACCAGTTTCAACTGGGCTCGCCCTGCCCTGCGCGTGACTACTGCGTGCAATACGAGGAGTCCGACCTGGACTTCATTCAGCGCCTCTGCCAGGAGGAAGGCCTGCATTATCACTTCCGGCACAGCCGCGATCAGCATGTGCTGGTGTTTGGCGACGATCAGACCGTGTTCCCCCGGCTCGACCAACCAACGCCCTATAAACAAGACAGCGGCATGGTCGCCGAGGGGCCCGTGATCAATCGGTTTGAAGTGCAGCTGGCGGCTCGCCCCAGCCACGTCACGCGCCGCGATTATGACTTCGAAAAGGCCCGCATGCTACTCGAGTCCGGCTATCGCCCCGACGCCGACAAGGTTCAACCGGATCTGGAGGACTACGCTTATCCTGGCCGCTTTATCCACCGTGAGCGTGGCAAGCTCCTCAGTCGGCGCGCCCTGGAACGCCACCGTGCCGACTACCGTCTGGCTTGCGGCAACAGTGATCAGGCCGCTCTGGCCTCCGGGCACTTTCTGCCACTGTCCGAACATCCACTCGAGGAGTGGAACGACCTCTGGTTGCTGACCGAGGTTCATCACGAAGGCTGGCAACCGCAGGCCCTTGAAAGCGATATGACCAGCACCGCCGCTGACGGAGATGGTTTTCAGGGCTATCGCAACCGATTCGTCGCCACGCCCTGGGATGTGTTCTACCGCCCGCCACTGACGCACAAAAAACCGCGAATCCCGGGCACCCAGACCGCCGTGGTCACCGGCCCCAAGGGCGAAGAGATCCACTGCGATCAGTACGGTCGGGTCAAGGTGCAGTTTCACTGGGATCGCGAAGGTCGCTACGACGATAAAAGCAGCTGTTGGTTGCGGGTGCTCACCAGTTGGGCCGGTAATGCCCATGGCAGTGTCACCATCCCGCGGGTCGGGATGGAAGTGCAGGTCAGCTTTCAGGACGGCGACCCCGATCAGCCGGTGATCAGCGGCTGCCTGGCCAACAGCGCCAACCCGGTGCCCTATGAACTGCCGGAGCACAAAACCCGTAGCGTGTTCCGCTCCCGCAGTTCGCCGGACAGCAGCGGCTTCAATGAACTGCATCTGGAAGACCGCATCGGTCGGGAGTTGATCTACCTGCGTGCCCAGCGCGACATGGAGCAGAAGGTCGAAAACGACAGTCGGCTGGAAGTGGGCAATGAACGTCGGGAAACCATCAAGGGCCACAGCATCACGGTGCTGGAGGCCGAAGAACAGCGCACGGTCACGGCGGATCGAAAAGTCCAGCTCAAGGCCAACGACTATCTGAATGTCGCCAGCAGCAGCCACACCCGTATCGGGCAAACCCTTGTGATCGAAGCCGGTTGGGATGTACATATCAAGGCCGGTGGCAATCTGGTGCTGGATGCAGGGGGGAGCATTACCTTGAAGGCCGGCGATCAACACTTCGTGCTTGGCCACGGCGCAATCTTCGGCAGCAGCGAGATGGCAATCGGTGGCGCGCCGGTTGCCGGGACAGCCGCGTCGCCATTGCTGCCCGGCGTGCTGGACGCCTTGTCGGCGCCAGCGCAACTGCCGCCAATCATTGCGCCCTCGCAGAGCACGCTCATGGCCGCCAGCAAAACCATGGGTTCAGATTTCTGTCCCCTCTGCGAAGCCTGTCGAGCGGGCCTCTGTCTGACGCAAGGAGCCGCCGCATGA
- the benB gene encoding benzoate 1,2-dioxygenase small subunit, giving the protein MSITYDAVCDFIYREARYLDDKEWDNWLELYAADASFWMPSWDDNDELTEDPQREISLIWYGNRTGLEDRIFRIKTERSSASVPDTRTSHNISNIELLEQADGLCKVRFNWHTLSFRYKTVDSYFGSSFYTLDVRGDSPLIKAKKVILKNDYVRQVIDVYHL; this is encoded by the coding sequence ATGAGCATCACTTACGACGCCGTGTGCGATTTTATCTACCGCGAAGCGCGCTACCTCGACGACAAGGAATGGGACAACTGGCTGGAGCTGTATGCCGCGGACGCGAGCTTCTGGATGCCGTCCTGGGACGATAACGACGAGCTGACCGAGGACCCGCAACGGGAAATTTCACTGATCTGGTACGGCAACCGCACGGGCCTGGAAGACCGCATTTTCCGGATCAAGACCGAGCGCTCCAGCGCCAGCGTGCCGGACACCCGGACCTCGCACAACATCAGCAACATCGAACTGCTCGAACAGGCCGATGGGCTGTGCAAGGTGCGCTTTAACTGGCACACCCTGAGCTTTCGCTACAAGACCGTCGACAGCTATTTCGGCAGCAGTTTCTACACCCTTGACGTGCGTGGCGACAGCCCGCTGATCAAGGCCAAGAAAGTGATCCTGAAGAACGACTACGTTCGTCAGGTGATCGATGTTTACCACCTGTGA
- the benA gene encoding benzoate 1,2-dioxygenase large subunit has protein sequence MSLRPEYLHSLLEENKDQGLYRCKREMFTDPRLFDLEMQHIFEGNWLYLAHESQIPNKNDFYTTTMGRQSIFIARNKDGELNAFINACSHRGAMLCRHKTGNKSTYTCPFHGWTFNNSGKLLKVKDPASAGYPASFNCEGSHDLTNVARFESYRGFLFGSLKADVVPLVEHLGESAKIIDMIVDQSADGLEVLRGSSSYIYEGNWKLTAENGADGYHVSSVHWNYAATQNQRKQRECGDEHPTMSAGTWAKQGGGFYSFDKGHMLLWTRWSNPEDRPLYERRDELAKDVGQARADWMIENSRNLCLYPNVYLMDQFSSQIRIARPISVNRTEITIYCIAPKGESDSARSSRIRQYEDFFNVSGMATPDDLEEFRSCQMGYQGSTTAWNDMSRGAAHWVEGADEAAKEIDLHPLLSGVRTEDEGLFVLQHKYWQETMLKALSEELSVLIKVEALS, from the coding sequence ATGTCCCTGCGACCCGAATACCTTCACTCCCTGCTTGAAGAAAACAAAGACCAGGGCCTCTACCGCTGCAAGCGGGAGATGTTTACCGACCCACGGTTGTTCGATCTCGAGATGCAACACATCTTCGAAGGCAACTGGCTGTACCTCGCCCACGAGAGCCAGATTCCGAACAAAAACGATTTCTACACCACCACCATGGGCCGTCAGTCGATCTTCATCGCGCGCAACAAGGACGGCGAGCTCAACGCATTCATCAACGCCTGCAGCCACCGTGGCGCGATGCTCTGCCGACACAAGACCGGCAACAAGTCTACCTACACCTGCCCGTTTCATGGCTGGACGTTCAACAACTCCGGCAAGCTGCTCAAGGTCAAGGATCCAGCGTCGGCCGGCTACCCGGCGAGCTTCAACTGCGAAGGCTCCCACGACCTGACCAACGTCGCGCGGTTCGAATCCTATCGTGGCTTCCTGTTCGGCAGCCTCAAGGCCGACGTGGTGCCGCTGGTCGAGCATCTGGGCGAGTCGGCGAAGATCATCGACATGATCGTCGACCAGTCCGCCGATGGCCTTGAAGTACTGCGCGGATCAAGTAGCTACATCTACGAAGGCAACTGGAAACTCACCGCCGAGAATGGCGCCGATGGCTATCACGTCAGCTCCGTGCACTGGAACTATGCAGCCACCCAGAACCAGCGCAAGCAGCGCGAATGCGGTGACGAGCACCCAACCATGAGCGCCGGCACCTGGGCCAAGCAGGGCGGCGGGTTCTACTCCTTCGACAAAGGCCACATGCTGCTCTGGACCCGTTGGTCGAACCCTGAAGACCGGCCGCTGTACGAGCGCCGCGATGAGCTGGCCAAGGATGTCGGTCAGGCTCGCGCCGACTGGATGATCGAGAATTCGCGCAACCTGTGCCTGTACCCCAACGTGTACCTGATGGATCAGTTCAGTTCACAGATCCGCATCGCCCGGCCGATCTCGGTCAACCGCACCGAAATCACCATCTACTGCATCGCTCCCAAAGGCGAAAGCGACAGTGCACGTTCGAGCCGGATTCGTCAGTACGAGGATTTCTTCAATGTCAGCGGCATGGCGACCCCGGACGACCTCGAAGAATTCCGCTCCTGCCAGATGGGCTATCAGGGCAGCACCACCGCCTGGAACGACATGTCCCGTGGCGCCGCGCACTGGGTTGAAGGTGCCGACGAGGCGGCCAAAGAGATTGATCTGCATCCGTTGCTCAGTGGCGTGCGCACCGAAGACGAAGGCCTGTTCGTGCTGCAACACAAGTACTGGCAGGAAACCATGCTCAAGGCGTTGAGCGAAGAGCTGTCGGTCTTGATCAAGGTGGAGGCGTTGTCATGA
- the benC gene encoding benzoate 1,2-dioxygenase electron transfer component BenC, translating to MTHSIALNFEDGVTRFVDANPGETVADAAYRQGINIPLDCRDGACGTCKCFAEAGHYDLGEEYIEDALSGEEAEQGFVLTCQMRALSDCVVRVPASSDVCRTQQTRYSAAISQVRQLSDSTIALSIKGDALSKLAFLPGQYVNLGVPGSEQTRAYSFSSLQRDGEVSFLIRTVPGGLMSSFLTGIAKAGDSMSLAGPLGSFYLRDIQRPLLLLAGGTGLAPFTAMLEKIADQGSEHPLHLIYGVTHDFDLVELDRLQALAARIPNFSFSTCVANPQSAHPLKGYVTQHIEPRHLNDGDVDVYLCGPPPMVEAVSQFIREQGIAPKNFYYEKFAASAAQAGGFDEQIP from the coding sequence ATGACTCATTCCATCGCACTCAATTTTGAAGACGGTGTCACCCGATTCGTTGACGCCAATCCCGGCGAAACCGTGGCCGACGCTGCCTACCGCCAAGGCATCAACATCCCGCTGGACTGCCGCGACGGCGCCTGCGGCACTTGCAAATGCTTCGCCGAAGCCGGGCATTACGATCTGGGCGAGGAGTACATCGAAGACGCCCTCAGCGGCGAGGAGGCCGAACAGGGTTTTGTGCTGACCTGCCAGATGCGCGCCCTCAGCGACTGCGTGGTGCGCGTGCCGGCATCCTCGGACGTCTGCCGCACCCAACAAACCCGCTACAGCGCGGCGATCAGTCAGGTGCGTCAGCTGTCGGACAGCACGATTGCGCTCTCGATCAAGGGCGACGCCCTGAGCAAACTGGCGTTCCTGCCGGGGCAGTATGTCAACCTGGGTGTTCCCGGCAGCGAGCAGACCCGTGCCTATTCGTTCAGCTCGTTGCAACGCGACGGTGAAGTCAGTTTCCTGATCCGCACTGTACCGGGCGGGCTGATGAGCAGCTTCCTCACCGGCATCGCCAAGGCCGGCGACAGCATGAGCCTGGCGGGACCGTTGGGCAGTTTTTACCTGCGCGATATTCAGCGTCCGTTGCTGCTGTTGGCGGGTGGCACCGGCCTGGCGCCATTCACCGCCATGCTGGAGAAAATTGCCGATCAGGGCAGTGAGCATCCGTTGCACTTGATCTACGGCGTGACCCACGATTTTGACCTGGTGGAACTGGACCGACTGCAAGCCTTGGCTGCGCGGATCCCGAATTTCAGTTTCAGCACCTGCGTGGCCAACCCGCAAAGCGCGCACCCGCTCAAGGGCTACGTGACTCAACACATCGAACCCAGGCACTTGAACGACGGCGATGTCGACGTCTACCTCTGCGGCCCGCCGCCGATGGTTGAGGCAGTCAGCCAGTTCATCCGCGAGCAGGGCATCGCGCCGAAAAACTTCTACTACGAAAAGTTCGCTGCAAGTGCTGCGCAAGCGGGAGGGTTTGATGAACAGATTCCATGA
- the dnaQ gene encoding DNA polymerase III subunit epsilon, translated as MAQRMVVLDTETTGMPVTDGHRIIEIGCVELIGRRLTGRHFHVYLQPDRESDEGAIGVHGITNEFLVGKPRFAEVADEFFEFIKGAQLIIHNAAFDVGFINNEFALMGQQDRADITQHCSILDTLMMARERHPGQRNSLDALCKRYGVDNSGRELHGALLDSEILADVYLTMTGGQTSLSLAGNASDGNGSGEGSGNRASEIRRLPADRQPTRVIRASEADLAEHVARLEVIAKSAGAPALWTQLAEAKAQG; from the coding sequence ATGGCTCAGAGGATGGTGGTGCTCGACACCGAAACCACCGGCATGCCGGTGACCGACGGCCACCGGATTATCGAGATCGGTTGCGTCGAGTTGATCGGTCGACGCCTGACGGGCCGGCATTTCCACGTTTACTTGCAACCAGACCGGGAAAGTGACGAGGGCGCGATTGGCGTCCACGGCATCACCAACGAGTTTCTGGTGGGCAAGCCGCGCTTCGCTGAAGTGGCCGATGAATTTTTCGAGTTCATCAAGGGCGCGCAGCTGATCATCCATAACGCGGCGTTCGACGTTGGCTTCATCAACAACGAATTTGCGCTGATGGGTCAGCAGGATCGAGCGGATATCACCCAGCATTGCTCGATCCTCGACACCTTGATGATGGCCCGTGAGCGTCACCCCGGCCAGCGCAACAGCCTCGATGCCTTGTGCAAACGCTATGGCGTCGACAACTCCGGCCGTGAACTGCACGGCGCCTTGCTCGACTCCGAGATTCTCGCCGACGTTTACCTGACCATGACCGGCGGTCAGACCAGTCTGTCGCTGGCGGGTAACGCGTCTGACGGCAATGGTTCGGGCGAGGGTTCGGGCAATCGGGCGAGCGAGATCCGTCGTTTGCCCGCCGATCGCCAGCCGACGCGGGTCATTCGCGCCAGTGAAGCGGACCTGGCCGAGCACGTTGCGCGCCTTGAAGTGATCGCCAAGTCTGCCGGTGCCCCGGCGCTCTGGACCCAGCTGGCCGAGGCCAAGGCACAGGGCTGA
- a CDS encoding 1,6-dihydroxycyclohexa-2,4-diene-1-carboxylate dehydrogenase produces the protein MNRFHEKVVLITGAAQGIGRRVAERMAAEGAQLILVDRSELVFELQEQLGQTCEVLTLTADLEQYAECHRVMTAAIERFGRLDVLVNNVGGTIWAKPYEHYEERQIEAEVRRSLFPTLWCCHAALPFMLEQGSGAIVNVSSIATRGVNRVPYGAAKGGVNALTTCLAFETAERGVRVNATAPGGTEAPPRRIPRNSAEQSPQEKVWYQQIVDQTVDSSLMKRYGTIDEQVGAILFLASDDAAYITGLVMPVGGGDQG, from the coding sequence ATGAACAGATTCCATGAGAAAGTCGTGCTGATTACCGGCGCGGCCCAAGGGATTGGTCGTCGCGTCGCCGAGCGCATGGCCGCCGAAGGTGCGCAGTTGATTCTGGTCGACCGTTCCGAGCTGGTGTTTGAGCTGCAAGAACAATTGGGGCAGACCTGCGAGGTGCTGACCCTCACTGCCGACCTCGAACAGTACGCCGAGTGCCATCGCGTGATGACGGCGGCCATCGAGCGTTTTGGCCGTCTGGATGTGTTGGTCAACAACGTCGGCGGCACCATCTGGGCCAAGCCTTACGAGCACTACGAAGAACGGCAGATCGAAGCTGAAGTCCGGCGTTCGCTGTTTCCGACCCTGTGGTGCTGCCATGCCGCGTTGCCGTTCATGCTGGAGCAGGGCAGCGGCGCCATCGTCAACGTCTCATCGATTGCCACGCGCGGTGTCAATCGCGTGCCTTACGGCGCGGCCAAGGGCGGGGTCAATGCGCTCACCACGTGCCTGGCGTTTGAAACCGCCGAGCGGGGCGTGCGGGTCAACGCCACCGCGCCGGGCGGCACCGAAGCGCCGCCACGGCGGATCCCGCGCAACAGTGCCGAGCAAAGTCCACAGGAGAAGGTCTGGTATCAGCAGATTGTCGATCAAACCGTCGACAGCAGCCTGATGAAACGCTATGGCACGATTGACGAGCAGGTCGGGGCGATCCTGTTTCTGGCCTCTGACGATGCAGCTTATATCACTGGGCTGGTGATGCCGGTCGGCGGCGGTGATCAGGGCTGA
- a CDS encoding DUF4123 domain-containing protein, which translates to MTHSLPRQWMSEQRRLGHSLCLVLDSADEHEMRRSLLKTLPFDQYLSVYRETPVAELADVGPFIFILDNPDDPRLHELLKVPERNWGWFASLQHGDLLALAKHWRERLMIGARPQQALYRFHDNRVLARAVEYLPVEAYPAYLGPAISVCYWQGERWASTDNPAPGACPVPDEPLWLQMPVPKLQATEARLANAHRHLLAEHVEAYARLAEQQDHEAWLSSLLALADAWGWSAPEQLAFLLTQSLKAPAYTLPVHWQVRPDENPIEHFERVSQATAFWQGDAPL; encoded by the coding sequence ATGACCCACTCACTACCTCGTCAATGGATGAGCGAACAACGACGCCTTGGGCACTCCCTCTGCCTCGTTCTGGACTCAGCCGATGAACACGAAATGCGCCGTTCCTTGTTGAAGACCCTCCCATTCGATCAGTACCTGAGCGTGTACCGCGAAACCCCGGTGGCTGAACTGGCCGACGTCGGGCCGTTCATCTTTATCCTCGATAATCCTGACGACCCACGCCTCCATGAATTGCTCAAGGTGCCGGAGCGCAACTGGGGCTGGTTTGCCAGCCTTCAACACGGTGACCTGCTCGCGCTGGCCAAGCATTGGCGCGAACGCCTGATGATTGGCGCCCGGCCCCAGCAGGCGCTGTACCGCTTTCACGACAACCGCGTATTGGCCCGCGCCGTCGAGTATTTACCCGTCGAGGCCTACCCGGCCTATCTCGGGCCGGCAATCAGCGTGTGTTACTGGCAAGGGGAGCGTTGGGCCAGTACTGACAATCCCGCTCCCGGTGCGTGTCCAGTGCCTGATGAACCGCTGTGGCTGCAGATGCCTGTGCCCAAACTCCAGGCCACGGAGGCTCGTCTGGCCAATGCTCATCGCCATCTGCTGGCAGAACATGTTGAGGCCTACGCCAGGCTCGCCGAACAACAGGATCACGAGGCGTGGTTGAGCAGCCTATTGGCCTTGGCTGACGCGTGGGGATGGTCGGCACCGGAGCAGTTGGCGTTTCTGCTGACTCAGAGCTTGAAAGCGCCAGCCTATACACTGCCCGTGCACTGGCAAGTGCGCCCTGATGAGAACCCGATCGAACACTTCGAGCGGGTGTCTCAGGCAACGGCATTTTGGCAAGGAGACGCCCCGCTATGA